In the Streptomyces sp. 3214.6 genome, ACAAGGCGGGAAACCGCCAAGCGTGTCCCAGTGATTGACCTGCTCCTCTCGCGCCCCTACCTTCTGACCGACTTGCCGAACTTAGTTCGATATATCGAATGAAGGATCGGTGTCAGTCCGCAGCAAAGGGCACCCCGCATACCCTGGAGCGCACATGACCCCCAACCCGTCCCGCCGCCTCTTCCTCGGCGCGGCCGCCTCCGTCCCCCTGGCCCTCACCATGGGCGTCCCCACCGCCCAAGCGGCCGACTCGGCGTACGTGATGGGCTACTTCACCGAGGCGAACGACCTCGGGGCCGGCACCGACTACGGTCTCCATCTCGCCGTCAGCACCGACGGGTTGCGCTGGATGCCGCTGAACCAGAACAACCCCGTGGTCACACCCACCGAGGGCGCCGGCGGGCTGCGCGACCCGTTCATCCTGCGCAAGCAGGACGGCACCTTCGTGGTGCTCGCCACCGACCTCAAGGGCACCGACTGGAATTACGTCAGCCAGTACGTCCACGTGTGGAACTCGACCGACCTGCGCACCTTCACCGGCTACCACCGGCTGAAGCTGCACGACATGAACACCCACAGCTGGGCGCCGGAGGCGTTCTGGGACGCGAGCCGGGGGCAGTACGCGCTCATCTACTCCGCGGTCAACTCCAGCGGCCACAACGTGATCATGGTGAACTACACGACCGACTTCGTCACGGCCTCAGCCCCCCAGGTCTTCTTCGACCCCGGCTACGACGTGATCGACGGTGACATGGCCGTCGGCGTGAACGGCGTGAACTACCTCTACTTCAAGAAGGACCAGACGCTCGTGGGCGCGCGGTCCACCTCCCTCGATCCGGGGAGCTTCACGGTCTTCAACACGGGGGTCGCACACGGCGGAACCGAGGCACCGACCCTGGTCAAGTCCCTCACGTCCAACACCTGGTGGCTCTGGGGCGACACGTACACCCCCAACGGCGTGTTCTACGCCTGGCAGTCCACCGACCTTTCGGCGGGCACCTGGACCGCGCTGGACCAGAGAACGTACACCCAGCCGCTCAACTCCAAGCACTGCGGCATCACGACGATCACCAGCACCCAGTACGACAACCTGGTCGCCAAGTGGGGCGCGCCCACGTGGAACCGGCTCAAGTCCTACAACTTCCCGGACCGTTACGTCCGCCACTCCAACTACGTCGGCCGCATCGACACGTACCCGTTCGTTCCGTACACCGACTCGCTGTGGAAGCTCGTCCCCGGCCTGGCCGACAGCTCCGGGGTCTCCTTCCAGTCGGTGAACTACCCGACCCGCTACCTGCGGCACTACAACTACCAGCTCCAACTCGACGTCAACGACGGCACGTCGACGTTCGCCGGGGACGCGACGTTCTACCGTACGGCCGGCCTGGCGGACGCCGGATGGTCTTCGTTCCGCTCGTACAACAACCCGACCCGCTACATCCGGCACTCGAACTACGTGCTGCGCATCGACCCGATCTCGACGACCACGGAGAAGCAGGACGCGACGTTCTACGTGGGCTACTGAGTTCCGCTCCCGCTCACAACTCGGCGAGGACCGGCAGCAGTTGGGCCGCCGCCGTCACATCGCCGGTCAGCGGGCGGTCCTCCGTGCCGGCGGGAAGGGCGGCCGCAGCCACTGCGAAGACTTCCGCCGGCGGCATCGAGTGCGGGGACGGGTGCGGGTGCATCCTCAACGCCCGTACCGATGCTACGAGTTCGCAGGCCAGGACGGTGGCGTAGGCGTCCGTGGCGCGCAGGGCCTGACGGGCGGCCTGTCCGGCGAAGCTGGCGGCCTCCTCCAGGCCCCGCGAGAGGACCGCGTGGCCGGCCGAGGCGGGGGTCGTACAGGAACGCAGCTCCGCCAGCGCGGAGTTGGCGGTGTATTCCAGGATCATCGTGCCCGAACTGCTCGCGGGCCCCGCCCCGAGGAACGCGGGCAGGCCGGTGAGCCCGGGGTCGCCGAGCGCGGCCAGGCGGGCGGCGGAGAGCTGCGCGGTCTGCAACAGCGCGAGGTTGGCGGCGTCCAGGGCGAGACCCAGGGGCGCGGCGAAGAAGCCGCCGTGGTGGTAGGCGGCGGCGCCTTCGGGATCCATGAGGGGGTTCTCCGAGGGGCAGTTGACCTCCACCTCCAGAATCTCGCGCAGCCGCTCACAGGCGTCCAGGGCACAGCCGTGCGCCTGGGGGAAGGCGCGGAACCCGAACGGATCCTGGACACGGCCGCCCGGGTGGTGCGCCGGCCGGTCGGGCAGTCCGAGCAGCCGCCGCACCTCACCGGCCGCGCGGGCGGCACCGGCATAGGGCCGTAGGGCGTGCACGGGTGCGGCGTACGCCTCCGGCGATCCGGACACCGCGACGAGGGACAGTGCGGCGACGGCATGCGTGGCCCGCAACAGCGTGTCCAACGCGTTCTGAGCGAGCGCGGCCTGCCCGAGCGCGAGGGCATTGCTGCTGAGCAGCGCCAGGGCATCGCCGGGCTGGAGCGTGACGGGTGCGGGGAGTCCGGTGGAGGTGGTGGCGGGAGCGGACGCAGGGCCGGGAGTGGCGTCGAAGGCCGGGGCGGGCGCGGGGGTCGGAGCTGAGCCGGAAACAGAGGTGGCGACGGCAACCGGAGCGGCCCCGGGAGCAAGGGCAGAGGAAGGGACCGGCCCGCGGACGGAAACAGAAGCAGAGACAGACACGGGCGCGGGGGTGGGCCCGGGGACGGAAACAGGAACAGGAATCGGAACCGGGTCAGGAACCGGGCCGGACGCGGGAGTGGGGGCGGTCGGAGCGCCGAGCCCTGGCAGGAGCCGCGCGGACGCCGCCGGCTCGGGATCCCTCGCCAGGCTGCCGGGGGCCTCGCCGTCCGGCTGAGGATCTCCCGTCGAACCGCCCGGCTCCTCACCCGCCCACGGCCGTTCGCCGATGAGTGTGAGGCCGGTCTGGGCCAGGGCCGTCAGGTCGCCGGTGCCGACTCCGCCGTACTCGTTGACGGCCGGGAGGACGCCGAGCCGTAGAGCGGCGGTGAGGGCGTCGATGAAGTCCGGTTGGATGCCGGAGCCGCCGGCGAGGAGTTGGTTGGCGCGTACCGCGAGCATCGCGCGAACCTGACGGGCCGGGAGCAGGGCGCCCGCCCCTCCGGCATGGCTGCGCAGCAGGCGCAGGCCGTGCGCGGCCTCGTCGGCTTCGTCGACCGGCACCGAGCGCTGGGCGCCGACGCCGGTGCCGCGGCCGTACAGCCGGCCGGTGGCGGCGAGCCGTCGCGCGGTCCGCCTGGAGCGCACGGCCCGTTCGCGCGCCTCGGGGGCCACCGTGGGAACGGCCTCACCGTCGGCGAGCGCGATCAGCTCGCCGACGGTGAGGGTGGTTCCGTTCAGGACGACCCGGGCGTTGTTTGCTGTTGTGTCCAACGATTCAATCGTTCAACGATGCAAGGGTTCAACTGGATGACGAGGGAACGTCAGCCCAGGCCCGCCGACTTCAGCCAGGCCTTGGCGACGTCCAGCGGGTCCTTGCTCTCCAGCTGCACCTGGTAGTCCAGGTCGAGCAGGGTCTTCGTGTCGAGCTTGGCGGAGACGGCGTTGAGCGCGTCGACGCCCTCCTGGGAGAGTCCGCTCTTGTAGACCAGCGGCGTCACGTTCGCGAATCCGAAGAGGTTCTTCGGGTCCTGAAGGACGACGAACTTCTCCTTGGTGATGGTCGGGTCCGTGGTGAAGATGTCCGCGGCCTGCACGGTGTTCTTCTTCAGCGCGGCCTGGGTCAGCGGGCCGCCCGCGTCGAGGGCCTTGAAGGACTTGAACTTCAGCCCGTACACCGACTCCAGACCGAGCATGCCCTGCTGACGGGTCTGGAACTCGGGCGAACCGCCGAGAACCAGGTCGGGCGCGACGTCCTTGAGGTCGGCGAGGGTGGACGCCGCGGTGAGGTTGTACTTCTTCGCGGTGTCCGCGTTGACCGTGACGGAGTCCTTGTCCTCGGCCGGCGACGACTCCAGCAGCGTCAGCTTGGAGTCGAGCTTGGCCTTCGCCGCGGCGTTCACGGTCGCGAGCGAGGTCTGCGGGGCCTTCGCGTCCAGGTAGGCCAGCAGGGAGCCGTTGTACTCCGGCAGGACGGTGATGGAACCGTTCTTGAGCAGGCCGTACGTGGTCTCACGGCTGCCGATGTTGGGCTTGTAGGACACCTTGATGCCCTTGGCCTTCAGGGCCTCGCCGTAGATGTCGGCGATCAGGATGCTCTCGGCGAAGTTGTTGGATCCGACGACCACCGTGTCGCCGGCCGCCTTGTCGCCTGCGAGCGGGTTGTCGGAGGTGTCGTCGGAGGAGGAGCATCCCGCCAGCAGGGCCGTCATGGCGGCGAGGGCGACGGCCGCCGCACCGGGGTGGTTCCTGAGGGACCTGCTGCTGTGGGCGTTGGAAGTCACGGTTCCCGTTCCGAACTGGGGGGTTGATGAAAACTCAAACACTCTGGCCTGATCCAATCCACCGGCTTCTTGATCAGTCAAGAGCAGCTGGGTTACCGATTGGCTTCGATCCGTGATCACTTGCGTACGGATCGGGAGACCTGTCTACCCCTCCCGAGGCCCCGGGAAGGCTGTTGTACACGGCTTCGTAATGGATTCTTGACGTAGAGCCACACGCTCGACCGTTCGAAGAGGCGGTAGTGTCGCCGAAGTTGGCGTCCGCCACAGCAGTCGGCGTCGGCCACAGCGGTGTACGGGGGCCGCTTCCGTATCGTTCACATTCGGACACGGACACCGCGTGCGGTATGACGGCACGCATGCAGCACCCCCCTTGCACGCCTGCAACACCCCCTTGAAGGAGGCCCGGTGTCCACGAAAGAGGTGGACGCGCCCGCCCGGTCGGCATCCTCGGCATCGTCGTCGTCCGTGCGCCGGGGACTGCGGGGCTTCGCCGACCGGTGGCCCTTCCAGCGCAAGTTGAACGTACTCGTCGGTATCCCGCTGACGGTGATCGCCCTGCTGCTGACGTACCTCATCGTCGACCTGGTGCAGGAGTCCAACCGCGCGGAGGACGCCGCACATCTGGTGCGCGACAGCACCCAAGTCGCCCAGCTCGTCGCCGACCTGCAGAACGAGCACCAGCAGGCGATCCTGCTCTCCGTACGGCACGAGGCGTCCTTCGACGGCGGCACGCCCTCCAGCGACGGCTACCGGCAGGCGCAGCTCGCCGTGGACGCGCAGGTGCAGAAGGTGGTCGACGCCTTCGGCGACCGGCTGCCGGACACCGAGGCGCGGGCGCTACGGGAGGTCCAGGGCCTGACCGGCCTGCGGGCCACCATCGAGCAGGGCTATCTGCCCGCCGACAACATCGACCCCGCGTACTCGGGTGCGGCCGACGGCCTCATCGACGGACTGGGACTGGACCGCAACTCCGCCCTCGCGACCACCTTCACCGGCAACCTTCTCGACTCGCTGCTGCGCGCCGACGCCGCACACGGCGCCTACGAGACCGGCGTGTTCTCCGCGCGGACCGGCGACAGCAACGCGCTCATCGAGTTCACCGGCGCGGTCGGCTCCTACCAGCTGTTCACCTACCAGGCCGAGCGGTTCGACCGGTTCGCCAGCCAGGCGCAGTCCGACGAGTTCGGCGGCATCGAGCACAACGCCTCGCAGGCCTCGATCAGCCAGCACTACGCCGAACTGGCCGTGGACCCCAGCGCGTTGCAGGCCGAGTCGCAGGGCGAGATCCGGGCGGCGTTCAAAGCGGCCATCGCGTCCTACCCCGACTACAGCACGCAGGCCAAGACCCGGCTGAAGATCACCTCGTCGCTCATCGACCAGATCGCCGACCGGGCCGACGAGACCTCCTCCAGCGCCCAGTGGCGCGCGGGTCTGCTGCTGAGCCTGGCGCTGATCTGCTTCGCCCTGTGGATCGCCTTCTCGATCCTGGTCCGCCGCTCCGTGGTCCGTCCGGTGCTGGCGCTGACGGGGGCCGCCCAGGAGGTCGCCGACGTCGCGGGCCGCGAGCTCGCCCGGGTCGCCGACGACGACGCCGAGGAGACCGGTTCCCCGCGATTGCGGGAGCTGCCGGTCACCGCGGACGACGAGATCGGTGAACTCGCCGAAGCCTTCAACAACGTGCAGACCACCGCGGCCGCGCTGCTGGAGCGCCAGGTGCTCAGCCGGCGCAATGTCGCCGAGATGTTCGGCAACGTCGGCCGGCGCGTCAGCAACCTGACGACTCGTCAGCTTGCGTTGATCGATGCGGTGGAGCGTGGTGAGACCGACCCCGCGCTGCTGGCACGCCTCTACTCCATCGACCACATCGCCGTCCGTCTGCGCCGCAACGCCGACAGCCTGATGCTGCTGGCCGGCATCCGCGAGACCGTCCTGGACGCCGGTCCGACCGAGCTCACCAACGTCGTACGTGCCGCGCTGGGCCAGATCGAGGGCTTCCAGCGGGTACGGCTGCGGGCGGCGACCGAGACCATGGTGGAGCCCGACATCATCGGCGACCTGACGCTGATGATCGCCGAACTCCTGGAGAACGCCGTGTCGTTCTCCCCCGAGGGCAGCCCCGTCGAGGTGGTGGTCGGCTCCCACGACGACGGCGCGTCCATCACCGTCGCCGACCACGGCCTGGGCATGAGCGCCGAGCGTCTCGCCGAGGAGAACGCCCGCCTGGTACGCCGCGAACGCCTCGACCTCGTCCCGACGAAGGTGCTCGGCCTGTTCGTGGTCGGCGCGCTGGCACGCCGCTGGGACGTCGACGTCACCCTGTCCCGCACTCCGGGCGGCGGTGTGACGGCCGAGGTGCTGATCCCGGCGACCCTCCTCCTGACGATGAGCGAACTGGGTTCGGTGGGGCGGCCCGGCCCCGCGGAAACGCCTGTTTCCCAGGCCTCCGCCGCCCTGGCCACTCCGTCGGCCCCCGCGGCGGGCCCCTCCCCGTCCTCCTCCGTCCCGTCCTGGGCCACCGATGAGGACGACCCGATCACGCTCCCCCGCCGGGTGCCGCGCCGCGACCCGGCCCCCGCCGAGCACGAGCCGGAAACCCCGGCAATCGCTGCCGAAACCCCGCTCACTCCGACGGCCGACACCGGCGCCGCGCCCCGGGAGACAGCCGGGGTCGGAGCAGCGACGCACGAGACGGTCGGAACCGGGGCCGGTGCTTCGGCGCCTGCGTCCGTGACCGGTGTCTCTCATCGAACGGTCGGGGCCGGTGCCGAGCACGGTGTCCCTGGCCGTCCGGCCGAGTCCGGCACGTCCGCGGCCCGCGCCCACACACCCGGACCCGAGGACTCGGCCGACCCCGCGCCGCGCATCCACCCGGCGGAGCCCGGGCTCCACCCCCACCGGACCGGCCCGGGAATCCCGGCGCCCCGCGAGGCGGAGCCGACGTCCCACCCCCGGGCGCAAGCGGAAGGGGCGACCGAGCCCCACGCCCGCACGGCCGACGCCCAGCCTTCCGGCACCGGTGCCGGCACCGGGATCGACGGACCCGCCGTCGGTGCCGACGGCTCCCGTCCCCTGCGGCGGCGGGTGCGCGGCGCCACGCTGCGGACGACCGTCGACGCCGCCGCCCAGCAGGCCGCGCGGCGAGCCGCCCGCCCGGCCGACGCGGACGCCGTGCGCGACGCGCTGGATGAGTTCGAGGCGGCCGTGGCCCGCGCGCACCGCGACACCGGTGGGGACACGGGTGAGTACCCGCGTCCCGTCGAAAACCATCCGGACAGCCGCACCGGCACCGGCACCACCCACGCCGACGCGTCCGCCGTCACCCCCACCGAAGACCCGATCGCTCGCCGGAACGACCGCCGGCACGACCACCGTCCCGACGTATCGCCCGACCGGACCGACCGGACAGAGCCGTCCGACGCGCCCGACCGGACCGAACCGATCACTGACCCGATCAGCGGCCGGGACACCACGCACCACCAGAACCACCTTCCGGAAGGAGCCGAGCAGTGAGCATGTCGACAGGTGAGACTCCCGCCGGAGACGCCAAGCCGACCGATCTGCGGGCCGCCGCAGCCGACTTCACCTGGCTGCTCAACCGTTTCGCCACCGAGACCGCGGGAGTCGTGGACGCCATCGCGGTGTCCTCCGACGGGCTGCTGATCGCCGTGTCGGAGCTGCGCGAGCACGCCGACTCCGAACGGCTGGCGGCGATCGTCTCGGGCATCACCAGCCTGGCCGCGGGCGCCTCCGGCAACTACGGTCTGGGCGGCCTGAACAAGGTCATCATCGATCTGGAGGGCGGCCATGTCCTGGTCTCCGCGATCGGCAGCGGCGCCGTCCTCGGCGTGGTCACCGACAAGGAGGCCAAGCTGGGCAACATCGCCTACGAGATGACGGTGTTCGCCAACCGCGCCGGCACCGCGCTCAATCCGCAGCTCGTCCTGGAACTGAAGAACAGCGTCGGCGCCACGCGTACGCGCTGACGCGCGTGCCACCGTAGAGAAAGCGAACACCGATGGCGGACGGCCGCACACCGCGCGAGGCCGGCGAGGAGGGCGTCGCGCCCGTCGGCCCCGCGCCCGCCGTCCGGCCCTTCCTGGTCACCGCCGGCCGGGTGGCGGGCGCGGGCGAGGCGTCGTCCAGCCGGACGATGCCCGTGGAGACCCAGCTGGTGGCCACCACCGACGGGCTCGACTCGCTCGACCGGCTCTCCTTCGAACAGCACGACATCGTCGCCGCCTGCCGGGTTCCGCAGTCCATCGCGGAAATCGCGGCCCGGCTGCGGCTGCACCTGAACGTGGTGCGGGTCCTCGCCGAGGACCTGCGGGCGGCGGGGCAGCTGTCGGTGCACGTGCCCGACTCCGGCGTCACCCACGACGCATCCGTTCTGCGCAGGGTTATCGATGGCCTGCGGGCCATCCCCGACTCCCGGGGGGTACTCCGTGACACCGACTGAACCGCTGGTCCGCACCTCGGCCGGCCGGGATGCCGTACGGCCCCCGCTGCCGGTGAAACTGGTGATCGCGGGCGGCTTCGGCGTGGGCAAGACCACCGCCGTCGGCTCGATCTCCGAGATCGAGCCGCTGACCACCGAGGCGGCCATCACCGAGGTCGCGGCGGGCGTGGACGACCTCAGCCACACCCCGCGCAAGACCACCACCACGGTCGCGATGGACTTCGGCTGCATCACCATCGACCCGACCCTGAAGCTGTACCTGTTCGGCACGCCCGGACAGGAACGGTTCGGCTTCATGTGGGACGACATCGTGGAGGGCGCGGTCGGCGGGCTGGTCATCGTCGACACCCGCCGTCTCGACGACTGCTACGCCGCCGTCGACTACTTCGAACACAAGCAGATCCCCTTCGCCGTGGCGGTAAACGCTTTCGACGGTCACGTCGCGCACACGCTGGAGGAGGTCCGCTGGGCCCTCGACGTGTCGGACGGCGTCCCGCTGCTGGTCTTCGACGCGCGCGAGCGGGGCTCGGTGCGCGACGCCCTCCTCGTCGTACTGGAACAGGCACTGGCCCGTTCGGAAGGCTGACGGGGGCGGGCGAAAAACTCCGGTGCGCGGGAATGACCTTGCCCCGCACCGGAGTTGTCCGGGTCATGAGCCATGACGACAGTCACGACGACCGTACGATCACCAACCCGCCCGCGCTGCACGACCCCACGCCCTTCGGCTACAGCCATGCCGTGTCGGCGCCCGGTGAACTCGTCTTCCTCGCGGGGCAGTACGCGTCGGACGCGTCCGGCGCCCCCGTGCGCGGCGACTTCGCCGCCCAGGTGGAACTGGCCTTCGACCGGCTGGAGTCGGCCCTGGCCGGGGTGGGTCTCGGGCTCCAGCACGTCGTACGGCTGGGTACGTTCGTCGTCGACCACGACCCCGGCAAGCTGGAGGCACTGGGCAAGGCGCTGCACGCCCGGTTCGGCGAGCGCCTGCCGGCGCAGACCCTCAGCGGAGTCGCCTCGCTGGCCCTGCCGGGCATGCTGTTCGAAGTCGACGCGATCGCCGTACGAGCACCCTCTTCGAGCCAGGACCTGTCCTAGTTGCTTCTGCGCACCCCCGGGGAGACCGCCGTCTTGGTCGCCGCCCAGAACACCGCGAGGGTCACGAGGGCCAGGCCGGCGACCAGGGTGGCGCCGCCCACGACCTTCTCGTAGTCGTGCTGGTAGAGGCCGTCGACGATGTAGCGGCCGAGGCCGCCGAGGCTGACGTACGCGGCGATGGTGGCCGTGGAGACGATCTGGATGGCCGCCGAGCGCAGGCCGCCGAGGATCAGCGGGAGCGCCACGGGCAGTTCGACGCGCAGCAGGACGTCGGACTCGCGCATGCCCATGCCTCGCGCGGCGTCCACGGGGGACGGATCGACGGAGCGCACCGCTTCGTAGGTGGTGACCAGGATCGGCGGCACGGCGAGGACGACCAGCGGGATCATCACGGGCAGCATGCCGAACCCGAGGACGATGGTCGTCACCACCAGCAGGCCGAAGGTGGGCAGCGCGCGGCCGGCCGTGGCGACGAGGGAAAGGACGTTTCCGCCGCGTCCGTAGTGACCAGTCACCAGGCCGATCGGCAGCCCGATCACCGCGGCAAGGGCGAGGGCTTCGACGGAGTACTGGATGTGTTCCCACAGGCGGGTGGGGATTCCGTCGTAGCCGTGCCAGTGCGCGCTGTCGCCGAAGAAGGCGTTCACGAAATTGAGTACGTTCACCG is a window encoding:
- a CDS encoding glycoside hydrolase family 43 protein; this encodes MTPNPSRRLFLGAAASVPLALTMGVPTAQAADSAYVMGYFTEANDLGAGTDYGLHLAVSTDGLRWMPLNQNNPVVTPTEGAGGLRDPFILRKQDGTFVVLATDLKGTDWNYVSQYVHVWNSTDLRTFTGYHRLKLHDMNTHSWAPEAFWDASRGQYALIYSAVNSSGHNVIMVNYTTDFVTASAPQVFFDPGYDVIDGDMAVGVNGVNYLYFKKDQTLVGARSTSLDPGSFTVFNTGVAHGGTEAPTLVKSLTSNTWWLWGDTYTPNGVFYAWQSTDLSAGTWTALDQRTYTQPLNSKHCGITTITSTQYDNLVAKWGAPTWNRLKSYNFPDRYVRHSNYVGRIDTYPFVPYTDSLWKLVPGLADSSGVSFQSVNYPTRYLRHYNYQLQLDVNDGTSTFAGDATFYRTAGLADAGWSSFRSYNNPTRYIRHSNYVLRIDPISTTTEKQDATFYVGY
- a CDS encoding aromatic amino acid lyase, which gives rise to MDTTANNARVVLNGTTLTVGELIALADGEAVPTVAPEARERAVRSRRTARRLAATGRLYGRGTGVGAQRSVPVDEADEAAHGLRLLRSHAGGAGALLPARQVRAMLAVRANQLLAGGSGIQPDFIDALTAALRLGVLPAVNEYGGVGTGDLTALAQTGLTLIGERPWAGEEPGGSTGDPQPDGEAPGSLARDPEPAASARLLPGLGAPTAPTPASGPVPDPVPIPVPVSVPGPTPAPVSVSASVSVRGPVPSSALAPGAAPVAVATSVSGSAPTPAPAPAFDATPGPASAPATTSTGLPAPVTLQPGDALALLSSNALALGQAALAQNALDTLLRATHAVAALSLVAVSGSPEAYAAPVHALRPYAGAARAAGEVRRLLGLPDRPAHHPGGRVQDPFGFRAFPQAHGCALDACERLREILEVEVNCPSENPLMDPEGAAAYHHGGFFAAPLGLALDAANLALLQTAQLSAARLAALGDPGLTGLPAFLGAGPASSSGTMILEYTANSALAELRSCTTPASAGHAVLSRGLEEAASFAGQAARQALRATDAYATVLACELVASVRALRMHPHPSPHSMPPAEVFAVAAAALPAGTEDRPLTGDVTAAAQLLPVLAEL
- a CDS encoding ABC transporter substrate-binding protein: MTSNAHSSRSLRNHPGAAAVALAAMTALLAGCSSSDDTSDNPLAGDKAAGDTVVVGSNNFAESILIADIYGEALKAKGIKVSYKPNIGSRETTYGLLKNGSITVLPEYNGSLLAYLDAKAPQTSLATVNAAAKAKLDSKLTLLESSPAEDKDSVTVNADTAKKYNLTAASTLADLKDVAPDLVLGGSPEFQTRQQGMLGLESVYGLKFKSFKALDAGGPLTQAALKKNTVQAADIFTTDPTITKEKFVVLQDPKNLFGFANVTPLVYKSGLSQEGVDALNAVSAKLDTKTLLDLDYQVQLESKDPLDVAKAWLKSAGLG
- a CDS encoding HAMP domain-containing sensor histidine kinase translates to MSTKEVDAPARSASSASSSSVRRGLRGFADRWPFQRKLNVLVGIPLTVIALLLTYLIVDLVQESNRAEDAAHLVRDSTQVAQLVADLQNEHQQAILLSVRHEASFDGGTPSSDGYRQAQLAVDAQVQKVVDAFGDRLPDTEARALREVQGLTGLRATIEQGYLPADNIDPAYSGAADGLIDGLGLDRNSALATTFTGNLLDSLLRADAAHGAYETGVFSARTGDSNALIEFTGAVGSYQLFTYQAERFDRFASQAQSDEFGGIEHNASQASISQHYAELAVDPSALQAESQGEIRAAFKAAIASYPDYSTQAKTRLKITSSLIDQIADRADETSSSAQWRAGLLLSLALICFALWIAFSILVRRSVVRPVLALTGAAQEVADVAGRELARVADDDAEETGSPRLRELPVTADDEIGELAEAFNNVQTTAAALLERQVLSRRNVAEMFGNVGRRVSNLTTRQLALIDAVERGETDPALLARLYSIDHIAVRLRRNADSLMLLAGIRETVLDAGPTELTNVVRAALGQIEGFQRVRLRAATETMVEPDIIGDLTLMIAELLENAVSFSPEGSPVEVVVGSHDDGASITVADHGLGMSAERLAEENARLVRRERLDLVPTKVLGLFVVGALARRWDVDVTLSRTPGGGVTAEVLIPATLLLTMSELGSVGRPGPAETPVSQASAALATPSAPAAGPSPSSSVPSWATDEDDPITLPRRVPRRDPAPAEHEPETPAIAAETPLTPTADTGAAPRETAGVGAATHETVGTGAGASAPASVTGVSHRTVGAGAEHGVPGRPAESGTSAARAHTPGPEDSADPAPRIHPAEPGLHPHRTGPGIPAPREAEPTSHPRAQAEGATEPHARTADAQPSGTGAGTGIDGPAVGADGSRPLRRRVRGATLRTTVDAAAQQAARRAARPADADAVRDALDEFEAAVARAHRDTGGDTGEYPRPVENHPDSRTGTGTTHADASAVTPTEDPIARRNDRRHDHRPDVSPDRTDRTEPSDAPDRTEPITDPISGRDTTHHQNHLPEGAEQ
- a CDS encoding roadblock/LC7 domain-containing protein is translated as MSMSTGETPAGDAKPTDLRAAAADFTWLLNRFATETAGVVDAIAVSSDGLLIAVSELREHADSERLAAIVSGITSLAAGASGNYGLGGLNKVIIDLEGGHVLVSAIGSGAVLGVVTDKEAKLGNIAYEMTVFANRAGTALNPQLVLELKNSVGATRTR
- a CDS encoding DUF742 domain-containing protein, which produces MADGRTPREAGEEGVAPVGPAPAVRPFLVTAGRVAGAGEASSSRTMPVETQLVATTDGLDSLDRLSFEQHDIVAACRVPQSIAEIAARLRLHLNVVRVLAEDLRAAGQLSVHVPDSGVTHDASVLRRVIDGLRAIPDSRGVLRDTD
- a CDS encoding GTP-binding protein, yielding MTPTEPLVRTSAGRDAVRPPLPVKLVIAGGFGVGKTTAVGSISEIEPLTTEAAITEVAAGVDDLSHTPRKTTTTVAMDFGCITIDPTLKLYLFGTPGQERFGFMWDDIVEGAVGGLVIVDTRRLDDCYAAVDYFEHKQIPFAVAVNAFDGHVAHTLEEVRWALDVSDGVPLLVFDARERGSVRDALLVVLEQALARSEG
- a CDS encoding RidA family protein produces the protein MSHDDSHDDRTITNPPALHDPTPFGYSHAVSAPGELVFLAGQYASDASGAPVRGDFAAQVELAFDRLESALAGVGLGLQHVVRLGTFVVDHDPGKLEALGKALHARFGERLPAQTLSGVASLALPGMLFEVDAIAVRAPSSSQDLS
- a CDS encoding ABC transporter permease produces the protein MNVLNFVNAFFGDSAHWHGYDGIPTRLWEHIQYSVEALALAAVIGLPIGLVTGHYGRGGNVLSLVATAGRALPTFGLLVVTTIVLGFGMLPVMIPLVVLAVPPILVTTYEAVRSVDPSPVDAARGMGMRESDVLLRVELPVALPLILGGLRSAAIQIVSTATIAAYVSLGGLGRYIVDGLYQHDYEKVVGGATLVAGLALVTLAVFWAATKTAVSPGVRRSN